The following are from one region of the Pygocentrus nattereri isolate fPygNat1 chromosome 20, fPygNat1.pri, whole genome shotgun sequence genome:
- the LOC108413521 gene encoding uncharacterized protein LOC108413521: MKNLKIPLVSLLKVLLITLVLSPAAVLSFTSTKVKLHEAASLPCYQTCTGLVTWAHKDDILAQCDQTSCQSEEGFQMSHDEYLKGNLSLTITEADFSKRKWYTCKCDGEGICDVSLRLEPFSYPLSVHVGESLILDLPIPDDVEVTVKKTDGPTTFSLCKIEGHKAWCESGYKQRVSVSSNLRLKEVKNDDGGIYIIRDIKNDEVIGMYTVTVNGTKRDVSDVEGTPPGHTGSVAATLAAVLGALLVVAILVIILLFVKNQKLKKCLEHAPVGMQQVQQQEQQEEQVKHEPEAVLHIAVMETEDGQEIIEQIKIQQDEADPLLETDSPVNPPSATEEPPLSVPVSESCSQYSDSQTRVFN; this comes from the exons ATGAAGAACCTGAAGATTCCTTTGGTCTCCTTGTTAAAGGTTCTGCTGATCACTCTCG TGCTTTCTCCAGCGGCGGTGCTCAGTTTCACATCTACAAAGGTGAAGCTTCATGAGGCCGCCAGTCTACCCTGCTACCAGACATGCACAGGTTTGGTCACATGGGCACATAAGGATGACATTCTGGCTCAGTGTGACCAGACGTCGTGCCAGTCAGAGGAGGGATTTCAGATGAGCCATGATGAGTACCTGAAGGGAAATCTGTCGCTGACCATCACTGAAGCTGATTTCAGTAAGAGGAAGTGGTACACATGCAAGTGTGATGGTGAAGGCATCTGTGATGTGAGTCTGCGGCTTGAGC CCTTCAGTTACCCGCTCAGTGTTCACGTTGGAGAATCCCTcattctggatttgcccatcCCAGATGATGTTGAGGTTACCGTTAAGAAGACTGATGGTCCAACCACCTTCAGCCTCTGTAAGATTGAAGGACATAAAGCTTGGTGTGAGTCTGGGTACAAGCAGAGAGTGTCGGTCAGTTCCAATCTGCGGCTGAAAGAGGTGAAGAACGATGATGGCGGCATTTACATCATACGAGACATCAAGAATGATGAGGTCATTGGGATGTACACGGTCACTGTCAATG GAACAAAGCGAGATGTCAGCGATGTAGAAG GAACACCGCCAGGCCACACTGGCTCTGTTGCAGCGACACTGGCAGCAGTACTTGGGGCGTTGCTGGTGGTTGCTATTCTGGTGATCATATTGCTGTTTGTAAAGAATCAGAAGCTGAAGAAATGCCTGGAACACGCGCCAGTAGGCATGCAGCAAGTACAGCAGCAAGAACAACAGGAAGAACAGGTGAAGCATGAGCCTGAAGCTGTTCTGCACATTGCTGTGATGGAGACAGAAGATGGCCAGGAGATTATAGAGCAGATAAAGATTCAGCaggatgaagctgatcctctgCTGGAGACAGATTCTCCTGTGAACCCCCCATCAGCCACGGAGGAGCCGCCACTCTCTGTTCCAGTTTCAGAGTCCTGCTCACAATATTCAGATTCTCAAACTCGAGTGTTCAATTAG